One window of the Thermasporomyces composti genome contains the following:
- a CDS encoding ABC transporter substrate-binding protein: protein MSGSSRRAFLARFLALGASASSLAPLLAACTGDGDPGSDEPPTRRRPAGSAKKYEGRIVIATRYNPSARARQALAAAYRRHQPGVELVWMTDDYPDAASYARWLEQQLAVNNVGPDIVSGNYAPTFRRYVNLDEYRAQVNPYTGREWEKDYDFARYPEVDARGERTSIGTEAMNLLFYYNKDIFAEVGVEPPRDFNELLDVCAKLHAARRRPLALSFDPAVTTWMSSVYFDQYHDAWVDTVRAQPGDWCWDPELDGTFEYDAKDPRLHTRYTFNPQRFYQGLADHTLRFDTPAMLDLVTNLTRLVPRYATADFFTGSSPYPAFLRRQAAMLVDGAWTMCQLAQDLADPTPGRLQQLGLQEEALEPFEWDVFEFPPMRGPLVQSELRPFEGTTGTYLSVIDKGPDHTEMVMDFLMFWVSAEGYTAFLEGEAKANALTPQGPLLISGVSYDKQVEDLFAKVRSHGSIAPAYGNFWVVGAGGRSSVDLRNHFVSVLQGKFDPQDYATRLQRYVETHLEEMVKLAGLSMDDIANPARRPATV, encoded by the coding sequence ATGTCTGGCTCTAGCAGGCGCGCGTTCCTCGCTCGTTTCCTCGCGCTCGGAGCCTCGGCGTCCTCGCTCGCGCCGCTGCTCGCGGCGTGTACCGGTGACGGCGATCCCGGATCTGACGAACCGCCCACGCGACGGCGCCCGGCCGGTTCCGCGAAGAAGTACGAGGGACGGATCGTCATCGCCACCCGGTACAACCCGTCCGCCCGAGCCCGGCAGGCCCTCGCCGCGGCGTACCGCCGGCACCAGCCCGGCGTCGAACTGGTCTGGATGACCGACGACTATCCAGACGCCGCCTCCTACGCGCGCTGGCTCGAGCAGCAGCTCGCGGTCAACAACGTGGGACCCGACATCGTCTCGGGTAACTACGCGCCGACCTTCCGCCGCTACGTGAACCTGGACGAATACCGCGCCCAGGTCAACCCCTACACGGGTCGCGAGTGGGAGAAGGACTACGACTTCGCTCGTTACCCCGAAGTCGACGCGCGGGGTGAGCGGACGTCCATCGGCACCGAGGCGATGAACCTGCTCTTCTACTACAACAAGGACATCTTCGCCGAGGTGGGCGTCGAACCGCCGAGGGACTTCAACGAGCTCCTCGACGTGTGCGCCAAGCTGCACGCGGCACGTCGCAGGCCGTTGGCGCTGAGCTTCGACCCCGCGGTCACGACCTGGATGTCGTCGGTCTACTTCGACCAGTACCACGACGCGTGGGTCGACACGGTGCGTGCGCAGCCGGGTGACTGGTGCTGGGATCCCGAGCTGGACGGCACGTTCGAGTACGACGCCAAGGACCCCCGCCTGCACACTCGGTACACCTTCAACCCGCAGCGCTTCTACCAGGGTCTGGCGGACCACACGCTGCGTTTCGACACGCCGGCGATGCTGGACTTGGTGACCAACCTCACCAGGCTCGTCCCCAGGTACGCCACGGCGGACTTCTTCACCGGCTCGAGCCCGTACCCGGCTTTCCTGCGCAGGCAGGCGGCGATGCTCGTGGACGGGGCGTGGACGATGTGCCAACTGGCGCAGGACCTCGCCGACCCCACGCCAGGGCGGCTCCAGCAGTTGGGTCTGCAGGAGGAGGCACTCGAGCCGTTCGAGTGGGACGTCTTCGAGTTCCCTCCGATGCGAGGACCGCTCGTCCAGTCAGAGCTGCGACCCTTCGAGGGGACGACGGGCACGTACCTCAGCGTCATCGACAAGGGGCCGGACCACACCGAGATGGTGATGGACTTCCTCATGTTCTGGGTCTCGGCCGAGGGCTACACCGCGTTCCTCGAGGGCGAGGCGAAGGCGAACGCGCTCACCCCGCAGGGGCCGTTGCTGATCTCCGGCGTGAGCTACGACAAGCAGGTGGAGGATCTCTTCGCGAAGGTGCGGTCGCACGGCAGCATCGCGCCGGCCTACGGCAACTTCTGGGTCGTCGGGGCGGGTGGTCGGAGCTCCGTCGACCTGCGCAACCACTTCGTCAGCGTGCTGCAAGGCAAGTTCGACCCCCAGGACTACGCCACCAGACTCCAGCGGTACGTCGAGACCCACCTCGAGGAGATGGTGAAGCTGGCTGGGCTGTCCATGGATGACATCGCGAACCCAGCGCGGCGTCCGGCCACGGTCTAG